The Hymenobacter sp. 5317J-9 genome has a window encoding:
- a CDS encoding phytanoyl-CoA dioxygenase family protein, with the protein MAFEENGFAVLPGFFSADTVDGINAELAKLIETRQISRRYRNKFMFAFRQSARIREAGEGALRSLLAALLGHETTLFQSINFLTGSEQRTHSDSIHMSTFPLGGMAAAWVALEDITPGNGPLHYYPGSHKLPYYLNADYQNEGTTWLIGDKEYTEYEAYINQKIAEAGLPKQVFLARKGDVFVWHANLMHGGEPHLDKAQTRKSMVFHYFSQAHICYHEITQRPALL; encoded by the coding sequence CTGGCGTTTGAAGAAAATGGCTTTGCGGTGCTGCCGGGCTTTTTCAGCGCCGACACCGTGGACGGCATCAATGCCGAATTGGCGAAGCTCATCGAAACCAGGCAAATCAGCCGGCGCTACCGCAACAAGTTCATGTTTGCCTTTCGGCAGTCGGCCCGCATCCGGGAGGCGGGCGAAGGCGCTTTGCGCAGCCTATTGGCCGCCCTGCTGGGCCACGAAACCACGCTATTTCAGAGCATTAACTTTCTCACCGGCAGCGAGCAGCGCACCCACTCCGACAGTATCCACATGAGCACCTTTCCGCTGGGGGGCATGGCGGCGGCCTGGGTGGCGCTCGAAGACATTACGCCCGGCAACGGCCCGCTGCACTACTACCCCGGCAGCCACAAGCTCCCCTACTACCTCAACGCCGACTACCAGAACGAAGGCACTACTTGGCTTATCGGTGACAAGGAATACACTGAGTACGAGGCCTACATCAATCAGAAAATAGCCGAAGCCGGCCTGCCCAAGCAGGTTTTCCTGGCCCGCAAAGGCGACGTCTTTGTGTGGCACGCCAACCTGATGCATGGCGGCGAGCCCCACCTCGATAAAGCCCAGACGCGCAAAAGCATGGTGTTCCACTACTTCAGCCAGGCCCACATCTGCTACCACGAAATCACGCAGCGCCCGGCGCTGCTGTAG
- a CDS encoding antibiotic biosynthesis monooxygenase family protein gives MLIRVVRMTFAPEQVPAFLTLFHATKHRIRQRPGCRHLELWQDAVVPNVYCTFSHWDDEAALNAYRESELFGEVWPATKRLFAAPPVAFSSAPVTVVE, from the coding sequence ATGCTCATTCGCGTTGTCCGCATGACGTTTGCGCCGGAGCAGGTGCCGGCCTTTCTCACGCTTTTTCACGCTACCAAACACCGCATCCGGCAGCGGCCCGGGTGCCGCCACCTAGAGCTGTGGCAGGATGCCGTCGTTCCCAACGTGTACTGCACTTTCAGCCATTGGGACGACGAAGCCGCGCTCAACGCCTATCGGGAGTCGGAACTGTTTGGCGAGGTGTGGCCGGCCACGAAACGGCTGTTTGCGGCACCGCCGGTGGCATTTTCGTCGGCCCCGGTCACAGTGGTGGAATAG
- a CDS encoding SAM-dependent chlorinase/fluorinase, which yields MGLITLLTDFGYRDHYVAALKARLLQLAPATPVVDISHGVEPFNIAHAVHVLQSVFRDFPAGTVHVIGVDDHGAGPEPGWHAARYQGHFFVAGDNGILALLTTSAPEELVALPAAVTASPTRDVLLPAAVALANGQALTSLGPVVTNFHQLNNRQLRLQDHRITGHVAHVDHYGNLITNISRTAVDAVGHGRPFAVHFGRDVVREIHPHFSAAPPGEAVAVFNSQDCLCLGICQGNASELLGLHFDSQVDVRFPVE from the coding sequence ATGGGATTGATTACGTTGCTGACCGATTTTGGCTACCGCGACCATTACGTGGCGGCGCTGAAAGCGCGACTTCTGCAATTGGCCCCGGCGACGCCCGTGGTGGACATCAGCCACGGCGTCGAACCTTTTAACATCGCGCACGCCGTTCACGTTCTCCAATCCGTGTTTCGCGACTTTCCGGCGGGCACGGTGCACGTCATCGGCGTCGACGACCACGGCGCGGGCCCTGAGCCGGGCTGGCACGCGGCCCGCTACCAAGGCCACTTTTTCGTGGCCGGCGACAACGGCATTCTGGCCCTGCTCACCACCAGCGCCCCCGAGGAGCTGGTGGCCCTGCCGGCTGCCGTCACGGCCTCGCCTACCCGCGACGTGCTGCTGCCCGCCGCCGTGGCCCTGGCCAACGGCCAAGCCCTGACGTCGCTGGGCCCCGTGGTGACAAATTTCCACCAGCTCAACAACCGCCAGCTGCGCCTGCAGGACCACCGCATCACGGGCCACGTGGCGCACGTGGACCACTACGGCAACCTGATTACCAACATTTCCCGCACCGCGGTCGACGCCGTGGGCCATGGCCGCCCGTTTGCCGTGCACTTCGGCCGCGATGTGGTGCGCGAAATCCATCCGCACTTTTCGGCCGCCCCTCCCGGCGAGGCCGTGGCCGTGTTCAACAGCCAGGATTGCCTGTGCCTCGGCATTTGCCAGGGCAACGCCTCTGAGCTGCTGGGCTTGCATTTTGATTCGCAAGTTGACGTGCGCTTTCCGGTTGAGTAG
- a CDS encoding GNAT family N-acetyltransferase: MPATAYRITDLRDLDAAFTIREKVFQQEQGVPAAKEHDVHDRTDARHYLARAADGTPAGAARWRETENGVKLERFAVLSDFRNQEIGAALLHAVLADVQAELPDAEIYLNAQLRAVPFYERHGFQKQGEMFEEANIQHYKMVL, from the coding sequence ATGCCCGCCACCGCCTACCGCATCACCGACCTGCGCGACCTCGACGCCGCCTTCACCATCCGCGAGAAAGTGTTTCAGCAGGAGCAGGGCGTGCCGGCTGCCAAGGAGCACGACGTGCACGACCGCACCGATGCCCGCCACTACCTGGCCCGCGCCGCCGACGGCACGCCCGCTGGCGCCGCCCGCTGGCGCGAAACCGAAAACGGCGTGAAGCTGGAGCGGTTTGCCGTGCTATCCGATTTTCGCAATCAGGAAATCGGGGCGGCCCTGCTTCATGCCGTGCTGGCCGACGTGCAGGCCGAACTGCCCGACGCCGAGATTTACCTCAACGCCCAGTTGAGGGCCGTGCCCTTTTACGAGCGCCACGGCTTCCAAAAACAGGGGGAAATGTTTGAGGAAGCTAATATTCAGCACTACAAAATGGTGCTGTAG
- a CDS encoding iron-sulfur cluster co-chaperone HscB C-terminal domain-containing protein, whose amino-acid sequence MPDPADYFAFYGIPESFRPDEAALKRRYYAKSRETHPDFHATSSPENQAEMLRQSTLNTDAYRTLADPDQRMAYLLRHHGLLEEGKQEQLPPDFLMDMMDLNEQLMELEMEPDPATHTKAATEVQALTETLDAGIEPVLAGYEQLPADHRPAALQQIRTYYLKKRYLLRIQQQLATFAARS is encoded by the coding sequence ATGCCCGACCCTGCCGATTACTTCGCTTTTTACGGTATTCCCGAGTCTTTCCGGCCCGATGAAGCCGCCCTCAAGCGCCGCTACTACGCCAAAAGCCGTGAAACTCATCCCGATTTTCACGCCACCAGCTCGCCTGAAAACCAAGCCGAAATGTTGCGCCAGTCTACGCTCAACACCGATGCCTACCGCACTCTCGCCGACCCCGACCAGCGCATGGCCTACCTGCTGCGCCACCACGGCCTGCTCGAAGAAGGCAAGCAGGAGCAGCTCCCGCCCGACTTCCTGATGGACATGATGGACCTCAACGAGCAACTCATGGAACTGGAAATGGAACCCGACCCCGCCACCCATACCAAAGCAGCTACCGAAGTACAAGCCCTAACCGAAACGCTGGACGCCGGTATTGAGCCGGTTCTGGCTGGCTATGAGCAGCTACCCGCCGACCACCGCCCGGCCGCGCTCCAGCAAATCCGCACCTACTACCTAAAAAAGCGGTATCTGTTGCGCATCCAGCAGCAGCTAGCTACCTTTGCAGCCCGCTCCTGA
- a CDS encoding PhoH family protein — protein sequence MVEKIITLENMSLVDFLGPDNQNIRQLAAAFPGSKIISRGNEIKIQGQPAVISRINDLLSSLIEHYHQYGQITDKTVNQYLSATSEEAEGRVLAASPDVILFGAKGGVIKAKTPNQQKLVDTVMAHDLTFTLGPAGTGKTYISVALAVRALKNKEVKKIIISRPVVEAGESLGFLPGDMKEKVDPYLRPIYDALEDMIPAEKLKFYQENKIIEIAPLAYMRGRTLNNAFVLLDEAQNTTPSQLKMFLTRMGPTAKVMVNGDRSQIDLPTRQKSGLLQALDILKSVPGIGYVEMTSEDVVRHRLVKEIVEAYDRYDTEETTRQAQQNGSARRDERHERRLREQGLLPDAPATDEPELPVNHEQAL from the coding sequence TTGGTCGAAAAAATCATCACCCTCGAAAACATGTCTCTGGTCGATTTCCTCGGCCCCGACAATCAGAATATCCGTCAGTTAGCTGCCGCTTTCCCGGGTTCCAAAATTATCAGCCGCGGCAACGAAATCAAGATTCAGGGCCAGCCGGCGGTCATCTCCCGCATCAACGATTTATTGTCGTCGCTCATCGAGCACTACCATCAGTACGGCCAGATTACCGACAAAACCGTCAACCAGTACCTCTCCGCCACCTCCGAAGAGGCCGAGGGACGGGTACTGGCTGCTTCGCCCGACGTCATTCTGTTCGGCGCCAAAGGCGGCGTTATCAAAGCCAAAACGCCCAACCAGCAAAAGCTGGTCGATACCGTGATGGCGCACGATTTGACGTTTACGCTGGGCCCCGCGGGCACCGGCAAAACCTATATTTCGGTGGCTCTGGCCGTGCGCGCCCTCAAAAACAAGGAGGTCAAGAAAATCATCATCTCGCGCCCCGTGGTAGAGGCCGGCGAAAGCCTCGGTTTCCTGCCCGGCGACATGAAGGAGAAAGTAGACCCTTACTTGCGCCCGATTTATGACGCTCTGGAAGACATGATTCCGGCCGAAAAGCTGAAGTTCTACCAGGAAAACAAAATCATCGAAATCGCCCCGTTGGCCTACATGCGTGGCCGCACGCTGAACAACGCCTTCGTGCTGCTTGATGAAGCTCAGAACACCACGCCCTCGCAACTGAAGATGTTTCTGACGCGCATGGGCCCCACCGCCAAAGTGATGGTGAACGGCGACCGCAGCCAGATTGACCTGCCCACCCGCCAGAAATCGGGCCTGCTGCAGGCGCTCGACATCCTGAAGAGCGTGCCCGGCATCGGCTACGTCGAGATGACGTCGGAAGACGTGGTGCGTCACCGTCTGGTAAAGGAAATTGTGGAAGCCTACGACCGGTACGACACCGAGGAAACCACCCGCCAGGCCCAGCAAAACGGTTCGGCGCGCCGCGATGAGCGCCACGAGCGCCGCCTGCGCGAGCAGGGCCTGCTGCCCGATGCCCCCGCTACCGACGAGCCCGAGCTGCCCGTGAACCACGAACAGGCGCTGTAG
- a CDS encoding alpha/beta hydrolase: MAPTLTTGLLLSSCNSNSTTTETATTAGADSTATAASPDTAVTAGTPGTVKPTMAKPAWGPGLKPEMQAVIEQLMSFKNKPLPELTAAQARKQPTAADAAMKQMRLSNIPVPPLNCDTATKALMPGVKARIYTPKGAAGPFPVIVYYHGGGWVIATNDTYAASAQALCEQVGAVVVSVEYRKAPEHKFPTAHDDAFAAYQYVLKNAASMKGDPNKVAVVGESAGGNLACNVSIMARDKKVALPKYQVLVYPIAGSDTNTPSYQANTETAPLNKAGMEWFFKNYQRTPADLKDPRINLVAANLKGLEPTTVIGADYDP, encoded by the coding sequence GTGGCTCCGACTCTGACCACCGGCCTGCTGTTGTCCAGCTGCAACAGCAACTCCACTACCACCGAAACCGCCACCACGGCCGGCGCCGACAGCACGGCCACGGCCGCCAGCCCCGACACGGCTGTCACCGCCGGCACTCCAGGCACGGTGAAGCCCACCATGGCCAAGCCCGCTTGGGGCCCTGGCCTTAAGCCCGAAATGCAAGCCGTGATTGAGCAGCTCATGAGCTTCAAAAATAAACCCCTGCCTGAGCTCACCGCCGCCCAGGCCCGCAAGCAGCCCACCGCCGCCGACGCGGCCATGAAGCAGATGCGCCTGAGCAACATTCCCGTGCCGCCCCTGAACTGCGATACCGCTACCAAAGCCTTGATGCCCGGCGTGAAAGCGCGCATCTACACGCCCAAGGGCGCTGCCGGGCCGTTCCCGGTTATTGTGTACTACCACGGCGGCGGCTGGGTCATTGCCACCAACGATACGTATGCGGCCTCGGCCCAGGCCCTGTGCGAGCAGGTAGGGGCGGTAGTGGTGTCGGTGGAATACCGCAAAGCCCCGGAGCATAAATTTCCGACGGCGCACGACGACGCGTTTGCCGCCTATCAGTACGTGTTGAAAAATGCCGCCAGCATGAAAGGTGACCCCAACAAGGTGGCCGTGGTGGGCGAAAGCGCCGGCGGCAACCTGGCCTGCAACGTGAGCATCATGGCGCGCGACAAAAAGGTGGCCCTGCCCAAATACCAAGTACTAGTGTATCCCATTGCCGGTTCCGACACCAACACGCCTTCTTACCAGGCCAATACTGAAACTGCTCCGCTCAATAAGGCCGGCATGGAGTGGTTCTTCAAGAACTACCAGCGCACCCCGGCCGATTTAAAGGACCCGCGCATCAACCTCGTGGCCGCCAACCTGAAAGGCTTGGAGCCCACCACCGTCATTGGTGCCGACTACGACCCCTGA